The DNA window GGCCGCCTCGCTCGGGCGCACGGTCGAAGTGGGAGACGAGTCGGACAAATATGTCCGCCGCCAGGATGGCTGGGCGCTGATGAACAAGGGCGTGCCCTCGGTTCTCGTAAGCAGTTCGTTCGGTGATGCCGAGGCGACCGACACCTACATGTCGAGCCGCTATCACGCCGCCAGCGACGAAATCTGGGAAGGTTTCGAAATCGGCGGCGCCGCGAGCGACGTGCCGGTCTATGTCGCGCTGATGCGCCATTGGGCCACGCCTGCGCTCTATTCCAAGCCCGAAGGCTGGACCTTCGACAACGAAGAATAATTCCCCGGGCGACCCCTAGCGGCGGAGGTTGAGTGCGGTTACATGGGCCGCCACTCAACCGCCCATTACAAACTGCCTTAGGGGATTCGCGCGTGGCCATTGAAATACCGCTGGGACTGACTTTCGACGACGTGCTGCTGCGCCCGGCCGAAAGCTCGGTGCTGCCGACCCAGGCCGATACGCGCACGCGCCTTACTCGCGAGATCGCACTCAACATTCCGGTGGTTTCCAGCGCGATGGACACGGTGACCGAGGCCGACATGGCGATCGTCATGGCGCAATTGGGCGGCATCGGCGTTTTGCACCGCAATCTGACTGTCGAGCAGCAGGCGGCCGCCGTGCGCGCGGTGAAGCGCTATGAAAGCGGCATGGTCGTCAATCCGATCACCATTGCCCCGCAAGCGCCCTTGGGCGAGGCGCAGGCGCTGATGGACCAGCACAAGATCAGCGGCATTCCGGTGGTCGACGGTGCGGGCAAATTGTGCGGCATCCTCACCAATCGCGACGTCCGTTTCGCCGAGAATCCGCGTCAGCCGATCAGCGAGCTGATGACGAGCGACAACCTCGCCACGGTAAAGGCCGGGGTGAGCCAGGAAGAAGCGCGCAGGATCCTCCACCAGCGCCGGATCGAGAAGTTGATCGTGGTCGACGATGCCGATCGCTGCGTCGGACTGATCACGGTCAAGGACATCGAGAAAGCGGTTAATTACCCCAACGCGACCAAGGATTCGAACGGCCGTCTGCGCGTCGCCGCGGCGACCACGGTGGGCGACACGGGCTTCGAACGCAGCGAAGCGCTGCTCGATGCCGAGGTCGACGTGATCGTGATCGACACGGCGCACGGCCACAACAAGGACGTCGCCCGCGCGGTCGAGCGGGTGAAGAAGATCAGCAATTCGGTCCAGATCGTCGCGGGCAATGTCGCCACCGGCGAAGCGACCAAGGCGCTGATCGATGCCGGCGCCGATGCGATCAAGGTCGGGATCGGGCCGGGCTCGATCTGCACCACGCGCGTCGTCGCGGGCGTGGGCGTGCCGCAGCTCACGGCGGTGATGGACAGCGCCGAAGCCGCTGCAGACGCCGATGTGCCGGTGATCGCCGATGGTGGCCTGCGCACCAGCGGTGACGCGGCGAAGGCGCTTGCCGCCGGTGCCTCGACCGTGATGGTCGGTTCGCTGCTGGCCGGAACCGCCGAAGCGCCGGGCGAAACGTTCCTTTACCAAGGCCGCCGTTACAAGGCCTATCGCGGCATGGGCAGCGTGGGAGCAATGGCGCGCGGCAGTGCCGACCGCTATTTCCAGCAGGACGTGTCCGACGCGCTCAAGCTCGTCCCCGAGGGTATTGAGGGGCAGGTGCCGTACAAGGGCCCGGCGGGCGACGTGGTCCACCAGCTCGTGGGCGGGGTGAAGGCGGCAATGGGCTATACCGGCTGCGCGACCATTCCCGACCTGCACGAAAAGGCGCGCTTCGTGCGCATCACCGGCGCAGGGCTTGCAGAAAGCCATGTCCACGATGTCGCGATTACTCGCGAAGCTCCCAATTATCCGACGCGCTGAGGCATGACACCTGCCGCCCGCGTCCAGTCGGCGATCGAGATCCTCGACGCTGTAATCGAAGGCGCGCGCACAGGCGCGGCGCCCGCCGATCGCATTCTCGCCGAGTGGTTTCGCAATCACCGTTTCGCCGGATCGAAGGATCGCCGCGCGCTGCGCGATCTTGTCTATGACGCGATCCGCGCCTGCGGCCCCGTGCCCGAGAGCGGGCGCGCGGCGATGTTGCGCCTGGTCGAGACGGGGGGCGTGGCCGCCGAGCTCTTCGACGGCTCGCAATACGGCCCGGCGGCGATTGCAGACGGTGAAAAGTCAGCGGAAGGCGGTTTCGCATCCGAATGGCTGGTTGCCGAACTCGCAGCGTCGGGCGTCAACGAGACTGCGGGGGCAGCAATGCTCAACCGTGCGCCGCTCGATTTGCGAGTAAACACGCTCAAGACGACGCGCGATGCCGTGACGCTTCCAGTCGAGACCGAGCCGACGGTCGCGCCGAACGGACTGCGCCTTCAAGCCCACGCGCCGGTCGAGAACTGGGCCGAGTACCGCGATGGACTGGTCGAAATCCAGGATACCGGATCGCAGCTCGCCTGCCTGTCGGCCGGTGCCGCGCCCGGTGAGAGCGTAATCGATCTGTGCGCCGGGGCGGGGGGCAAGACCCTCCAGCTGGCTGCGCGGTTGGGAAACGAAGGCGCGATCCTGGCATGCGACGTCGATCGCAAGCGCTTGTCGAACCTGCCCCCGCGTGTCGAACGTGCCGGGGTGGCCAATGTCGCCGCGCGCCTGCTCGATCCTGGCAAGGAACTGGACATGCTGGCCGATGTCGCGGGCGAGGCCGATCTCGTGCTGGTCGATGCGCCGTGTTCGGGTTCGGGCACCTGGCGGCGCAAGCCCGATACGCGCTGGCGGCTGAGCCCCGAACGGATCGAGGCGTTCGCCAAGACACAGGACACGCTGCTCGATATCGCCGCCGCGCTGGTGCGTCCCGGAGGGCGGGTGCATTTCGTCACGTGCTCGCTGCTCGACGCCGAGGGCAAGGATCGCGCGACTGCCTTTCTCGAGCGGCATCCCGACTGGTCGGCGCTGCCGCTGGCGCTGCCAGCGGGCGAAGCGCGGGGGCAAGGCTGGCGGCTCACCCCGCATCGCGACGGGACCGACGGATTTTTCATCGCAGGTTTTGTTTCGCCGTGATAGCAAGCGGGCAAATGACCGAGGACCCCGCCCTCACGCCCACGCCGACCCTTTGGGAGCAAATCATGCGTTTCACGCCCGCCGCACTGGCGATTTCCGCCGCTTTCGCGCTTACCGCCAGCTCGCTCATCGCTGCCCAGCGCGAGGAAGCCGATCCGCGCGCGGTTGCATTTATCGAAGATGGCCGAGCGGCGCTCGACGCGGGCGAAATTGCCTCGGCGGTCGATGCGATCGAAGCGGGACTGGCGATCCAGCCAGGCAATCTCGACGGCTATCTGGCGCTCGGTGAAGCTATGCGCGCCAAGGACCTGCCGGGCCGCGCGATCCGTTATTACCGTGTCGTGCTCGCTGCCGAACCGCGCAACGTCACCGCGCTGGCGGGCGAGGGCATGGCTCTGGCCGACAAGGGCGCGTTCGATCTCGCCCGCGACCGGCTCGCTCGCGCTGAAGCCATCTGCGGCGATTGCGGCGAAGCGACGAACCTCGCAGCGCTGATCGAGACCCGCGAAAACGCGCCGCAAATGGCGGCCGCACCGGCGGAAGAAAGCCCGAGCGAGAATTGAGCCCTTCCGGCGCTCAGAACTCGCGGAATTCTTCCACCACTGTGCGATAAACCGGCTTCTTGAACGGGATGATCAGTTCCGGCAGCGAGGCGCGATCGACCCAGCGCCAGTCGGAAAATTCCGGGTGCGTATGCGCCTCGAGGTTCACGTCGTCGTCGGAGCCCGTGAAGCGCGCGCAATACCAGGTCTGGCGCTGGCCGCGATATTTGCCGCCCCATAGCTTGCCATGGAGTTCGGGCGGGAGATCGTAGAACAGCTCGTTCTCGGTCTGCCCGAGAATCTCGACATGCTCGCGGGCAATGCCGGTTTCCTCGTAGAGCTCGCGATAGACGGCTTCGCGGACATCCTCGCCTTCATCGACGCCGCCCTGCGGCATCTGCCACCAATCGCCTTCCTTGGTGTCGATCCGCTTGCCGACGAAGGCCTGGCCTTCGCCGTTGATCAGCATCACGCCCACGCAGGGGCGGTACTGGGTGGCGTCCTTGGACTCTTGGGTGTCGGGCGCGCTCATGCGATATGTCCGTGGCGGCGCAGCATCAGCTTCATCGCATCGAGCAACGCATGGATATCGCCCTGCGCGCTCGGGATCGCCTTGCGCAGCGTGGCGAAGCCGTGGATCGAACCGGGCGCTTCGAGATAGGTCGTATCGACTCCGCGCGCGATCAGGTGCTGGGCATATTCGCGGCCCGAATCGCGCAAGGGATCGAGCCCCGCGGTGATGACGACGGTGGGCGGAATGTCCTTCGCTTCCTCGATCATCGGGTTGACTCGATGGCTCAGCGGATCGCCGCGATATTGCTGGGTGAACCAACTCATTGCCGCGCCGGTGAGCAGGAAGCCTTCGGCGAAATCCTGGAAGCTTTGTGTTTCGGCCACGTCGCCCGCGACCGGATAGATCGGCGCCTGAAGCACCACCGGCACATCGGCTTTGTCCGCGCCGAGCGCATTGGTGGTCACGATGGTGAGATTGCCGCCCGCGCTGTCGCCGGTCACGATCAGCCCGGTGACGTCGCGGCCCAACTCCTTGGGTGAGCTCGCCACCCAGCGCGCTGCCGCTTCGCAGTCGTCGGGCGCGGCGGGGAAGGGGTGCTCGGGCGCGAGGCGATAATCGACCGAGATGACCGGCAGATCGAGCACCGCCGAAATCTCGGTGCAAAGCGAGTGGTAGACTTCCAGATCGCCGATCACAAAGCCGCCGCCATGGAGGAACAGGACCACCGGGCCTGGCTCGCGTGTTTCCTTCGTATCGTAGAAACGCAGCGGGATGTCGCCATCCGGGCCGGGGCAAGTGAGGTCGCGGATCACGGCAAGCTCGCGCGGTTCGGCTTCGGCGATCGTCCCCATCGCGCGCATCCCCGCGCGGCCTTCGTCGAGCGGGAGTTCCTCTACGCCGGGGCGCCCCAATTGTTCGAGCATGGCGAGGAATCCGGCGACATCGTCGCGCACGAAATGTTCGGTATCGGACATGGTATCTCCTTTATCAATTCAACCGCTCGCGCATTGTCGCGTTCCGCACAAGACTTGTTTGACGGCGCAAGGGAGAGCATAGGGACGGGCCATCTGATACGGGACATCCATGGCTACCGCTGCACTCCAATCCGACACCTCCGCGGCCCCCGATTCCATCGTCGTGCGCTTCGCCGGCGATTCCGGCGACGGGATGCAATTGACCGGCGGACAGTTCACGCTTTCGACCGCGCTGGCAGGCAACGATCTTGCCACCTTCCCGGACTTTCCGGCCGAAATCCGCGCGCCGCAGGGAACGCTGTTCGGCGTTTCGGCCTTCCAGATCAATTTCGGCAGCCGCGAGATCAACACCGCGGGCGATGCGCCCGATGTGCTCGTCGCGATGAACCCGGCGGCGCTGAAGGTGAACCTCGCGGCCTTGAAGCCGGGCGGTCTGATCATCGCCGACACCGGCGCCTTCACCAAGCGCAATCTCGACAAGGCGGGTTATGACAGCAACCCGCTGGAAGACGGCAGCCTTGCCAAGTTCGATCTGCTGGCGTTCGACATTTCCGCGCGCACGATTGAAGCGGTCGCGCCGTTCGGCCTCGGCAACAAGGATGCGCTGCGTTCGAAGAACATGTGGACGCTGGGCCTTGCGCTGTGGATGTTCGATCGCGATCGCACGCCGATCCACGATTGGCTGAAGGCCAAATTCGCCAAGAAGCCCGATATTGCCGATGCCAATATCGCCGCGCTCGATGCCGGCCACGCCTATGGCGAGACGGCGGAGATTTCCGGCCCGCTGAAGCAGGTCGAACTGCCTCCGGTGCCGAGCGAACCGGGCCTCTATCGTACGGTGACGGGCGCGGAATCGATCAGCCTCGGCCTCGTCGCGGGTGCGCAACTGGCCGAACTGCCGATGTTCTTCGGCGGCTATCCGATCACGCCGGCCTCGGCGATCCTGCATCATCTCGCGCGATTGAAGGAATTCGGCGTCACGACCTTCCAGGCCGAAGACGAGATTGCCGCCGTCTGCGCCGCGATCGGCGCGAGCTGGGCGGGGAGCCTGGGCGTTACCTCGTCTTCGGGCCCCGGCATCGCCTTGAAGACCGAGGCGATGGGCCTTGCTATCATGACCGAGCTGCCGCTCGTCATCGTCAATTCGCAGCGCGGCGGCCCGTCCACCGGCCTGCCGACCAAGACCGAGCAGAGCGATCTTTACCAGGCGGTCTATGGTCGCAATGGCGATGCGCCGATGCCGGTGATCGCCGCGCGCAGCCCTGCCGATGCGTTCGAATGCGCGATCGAGGCTTGCCGCATCGCAGTGCAGTACATGACCCCGGTGATGCTGCTGACCGACGGCTACATCGCCAATGCCGCCGAGCCGTGGAAAGTGCCGAACCCTGCCGACTACACCCCGTTCCCGGTCGAATTCCTGACCGAGCCGCGCGGCGAGCAATTGCTCCCCTACAAGCGCGACGAAAAGGGCTCGCGCCCTTGGATCAAGCCCGGCACGCCCGACATGATGCATCGCATCGGCGGGATCGAGAAGGACGCGGGGACCGGCAATATTTCCTACGATCCGGCTAATCATCAGCACATGACCGATATCCGCAAGGAAAAGGTGCTGGGTGTGGACGTACCAGATCAGGAGGTTTGCCGCGGCGAAACCTCTGGCAAGCTTGCGGTGGTCGGCTGGGGCAGCACCTACGGCCCGATCCACCAGGCGGTCGGTCGCGCGCTCAAGAAGGGCTGCGACGTGGCGCATATCCATGTCCGCCACATCTGGCCGCTGCCCGCCAATCTCGGCGAGCTGCTCCGCGGCTACGATCAGGTGCTGGTGCCCGAAATGAACACCGGCCAGTTCAAGACTGTGCTGCGCGACCAGTTCCTGATCGACGCAATTCCGCTCACAAAGACCAGCGGCCAGCCCTTCCAGATCGCCGAGCTGGAAGAGGCGATCGCCAAGTTCTTCGATGGTGTGGACGGCAATGAAGGCGGAGAGGTCGCCGCCAATGACCAGCAGTTGCCGAGTGTGGAGGCCGACCAATGAACGCACCCGTTAAAATCGAAACCACGCTCAAGGACTGGGTCACCGACCAGGAGGTCCGCTGGTGCCCGGGTTGTGGCGATTACGCGATCCTGAAGGCTGTGCAGCGCACGCTGCCGCAATTGGGCTGCGATCCGGCGAAGACAGTGTTCATCTCGGGCATCGGCTGTTCGAGCCGCTTTCCCTATTACATGGAAACCTACGGCTTCCATACGATCCACGGCCGCGCGCCGGCGGTGGCGACGGGGGCGAAGCTCGCCAACCCCGAGCTCGACGTGTGGCTGGTGACGGGTGACGGCGACGGGCTTTCCATCGGCGGCAACCACCTGATGCATGTGCTGCGGCGCAATGTGAACATGCAGATCATGCTGTTCAACAACGAGATCTACGGCCTGACCAAGGGCCAGTACTCGCCCACAAGCCGCGAAGGCACGCGCAGCCCCTCGACCCCGATCGGCAGCGTCGATCATCCGGCCAACCCCTGCGCCTTCGCATTGGGCGCGGGCGCGCGCTTCGTGGCGCGCGGGTTCGATGTCTCGAAGAACCTCCCCGAGGTGCTCACCGCCGCCCATGCCCACCAGGGCGCGGCGTTCATCGAGATCTTCCAGAATTGCATCGTCTACAACAAGGACGTGTTCGACGATTTCGCCGCCCCCAAGGGCGCCGAAAATCGCCAGCTCTGGCTCAAAAACGGCGAACCCATGCTGTTCGCAGGCGGCACCAAGGGTCTCGCCTTCGATACGGACAAGCTCGCCTTCACGGTGGTCGATGTGGAGAACGACGACTGGCAGGCCGCCGGTGTGCGCGTCCACGACGTCACCAATCGCGTGATGGCGCACCTGCTGGCCGAACTGCCGTTCGGCCCGTTCCCGATGCCGCTTGGCGTCCTCTACGACGATCCGGCCGCAACCTACGAAAGCGCCGTCATCGCAGAGCGCGAGAAATCGACCGCGGGCAAGGAAGCGAACCTAGCCAAACTGCTCGGCTCGGGCCAGACTTGGACCGTCAACGGCACGGCGCAGGACCCGCAGTAAGGGCCGAGAGGGGTGGACAATCTCACCCATTCCCTCGTCGGCGCGGTGATCGGGCAGGCGGGGCTGAAGAAAAAGACCGGGCTCGGCATGGCGGCTCTGATCATCGGCGCGAACCTGCCCGATGTGGATGCGGCCTGCTTTCTGTGGCTCGACGGGGTGGAGCACCTCGCCTTCCGCCGCGGGATCACGCATGGGCCGATCGCTTGGGTGCTGTTGCCGCTGTTGCTGGCGGGCGCGCTTTGGTGGTTCGATCGCTGGCAGGCACGGCGCGGAAAACGGCCCGAGGGGCGGCTGCCGGTGCATTTCGGCTGGCTCTATGCGCTGAGCTTTATCGGCTGCCTCACTCACCCGGCGCTCGACTGGCTCAACGTCTACGGCATCCGTCTGCTTGAGCCGTTCTCGCACCGCTGGTTCTACGGCGACGTGCTGTTCATCATCGATGTGTGGCTGTGGGCGATTTTGGGCATCGGCCTGTGGCTCTCGCTGCGGCAGGAGAAGCGCGGCCGGAATTGGCGGAGGACGGCGCAGATCGCGGGGGCGGTGGGGCTGGCATATATCGGCATGAATGCAGCGATTGCTGTCAAATCTGAAAACGATGCGCTGACATTCTACGATAATTACCCTGGTATTGATGCAATCGGCTCCCCTGTCCCACTGGCGATCTGGAAACGCGAGATCATCTGGTATGCTCCGGGCAGCGATGTCGAGACAGCATCGCCAGTGTCCGGTCAATGGACACTCGCTAGCGGGCTTTCGAAAGAAATGACGAGTCTCCAAGCTAAAGTCGTCTGGATCGAAGATGGCGCCGATCCGCCAGTTTCTGCAGTGGAGCTCGCTGTTGGTGATCGCCAACTCGCCGCTTTCATATTTTGGTCCAGAACGCCGTTCGTCGAGTGCAGCTCTGGTGGCAAAATCCTCGTTCGAGACGCGCGCTACTACGATCCGCGCGCGCGCGATCGCTTCACCGTCGCCATGCCCGATGTGGAATGCGAGCCGCTTCCCTAAGCGTAATTGCCGCGTTTTCGGCTCGCAACGACAACGACTATTCGGACGGATCCATCTTCTTCACCGTCTCGCTCTCCGCCGCTGCCTTGGCCGGGGCGTAGAACAGCGCGGCCGCCAGAAACGCCCAGCCAGCGCCGCCGAGCCAGCCCGCAATCACATCGCTGGGGAAGTGCACGCCCAGCAGCACGCGGCTGAAGGCGACCAGCGCCGACACCGCCATCGCGAAGCCGATCACCGTATAGCGCACCGAGTGGCGACGGCTGAGCGCGGCGAAGGCGATTGCCATGCCGATATAGACCACCGCCGCGCTGAAGCTGTGGCCGCTGGGAAAGCTCTCGCCGCCGGCATGGGTGAGGTGCGGCACGATTTCGGGGCGCTCGCGCCCGACGAGCAGCTTCATGCCGGTATTGGCGACCCACCCGCTCGCAACGGTAAGGGCATAGAGCACCGCCTCGCGCCGCAGCTTGAGGAACAGCAGCGCCACCACCGCCGCCAGCGCGAAAAGGTTGCGCAGGAACACACCGCCCAGCGCGGTGATGTCGCGTACGGTCTCCAGGACCCGTTCTGAACCGTGCAGTCCCAGATCCTCGCCGGTGCGGAACGACAACAGCACCCATTGGTCGATGTCGAGCGTCCGGCCGGTGGTGACCAGCCAGACCATGATCGCCCAGCCGGCCCAGCACATCGCGGCGGCGATCAGCGCCTTGGGCCGGTCGATCGCGAAGCCGCGTTCGGGCAGGCGGATCGTATCGGCAGTGGTGGAGGGGGGCGCGTCGGTTTCGGCCGATTGCCCTTGCGCGTTTTGTTTCACTTCCATGACAATCGGAACCGTGCGCGCGGCCTCCCGTTCCGAAGCAATGAGTTCACCCCAGATAGTGTGGCTGCGGCGCGACCTGCGCCTGGCCGATCAGCCCGCCTTCCATGCCGCCGCAGCACAAGGCCCGGTGGTTCCCGTCTTCGTGCTCGACGATGGGCGTGCGGGCGACCACGCCTATGGCGGTGCCTCGCGTTGGTGGCTGCACCATTCGCTTGAAAGTCTGGGCAAATCGCTCGGTGCGCGTCGCTCGCAGATCGTTCTGCGCCAGGGCGATGCGCCGCAGGTGCTCGCGGCGCTTGCCGACGAGGTTGGGGCCGGCACCATCCATGCCAATCGCCATTACGAGCCCTGGTGGAAAGAGGCCGAGGACGAATTGCGGGATGCGCTGGGTGAGGATTGCGAGCTCGTGCTGCATGACGGCAATTACCTGATGCCGCCGGGCAGTGTGACGACCGGTTCGGGCGATCCGTACAAGATCTACTCGCCCTTCGCGCGATCGATGCTCGAAGTCCTTCCTCCGCGCGATGCACTGGACGCGCCCGAGACGCTTCATTCTCCCGACAGCTGGCCCGAGAGCGACGAGCTTGCCGATTGGGATCTGCTCCCGACCGATCCCGATTGGGCCGCGGGCATTCGCGATTTCTGGACCGTCGGCGAAGACGCCGCGCATGAGCGGCTCGACTGGTGGGCGGACGAGGTGGCCGAATACGACGAGGGCCGCAACCTGCCCTCGCAGGACACCACCTCGCGCCTCAGCCCGCATCTGCATTGGGGCGAGATCAGCCCCGTGCAGGTCTACCACCGGATGAAACACCTGCGATCGGATGGTTGGCAGACCTTCCTGAAGGAAATCATCTGGCGCGATTACGCGCAGAACGTGATCTGCCAGTTCCCCGACTATGCGCGCGAGAGCTATCGCGATTACGACGAGCGCACGCTGTGGCGCAATCCGAATGCGGGCAAGCTGATCCGGCAGGACCTCGAATGCTGGCAGAAGGGCATGACCGGTTACCCGATCGTCGATGCCGGGATGCGACAGCTGTGGCAGACCGGGTGGATGCACAACCGGGTGCGGATGATCGCCGCAAGCTTCCTCGTGAAGCACCTGCTGATCGATTGGCGGTACGGCGAGAAATGGTACTGGGACTGCCTCGTCGATGCCGATTACGGCAATAACGGCGTAAACTGGCAGTGGATTTCAGGGACCGGGGTCGACAGCAACATGTTCAGCCGGATCATGGCGCCGCTGACCCAGAGCGACAAATTCGACGCTGCGGACTACATCCGCGAATACATCGCCGAACTCGCCGACCTGTCCGACGACGAGATTCACGATCCGGCGGACGACCGGCGGGGCGATTATCCGGTCAAGATGATCGGGCACAAGGAAGCTCGCGAGCGCGCGCTGGGGGCCTATCACGCAGCCAAATAGGCGGGTTTACGCAGCTGGCATGTCGAGGCTAGAGCGGCGTGATGCGCACGATTCTCCCGTTTGCCGCTGCGTTAGCGGTTTTGACCTCCCCTGTTGCCGCTCTCGACCTGCCCGAGGGGGTGCGCGCTATGATCGAAGCAGCGATCGACACTGGCGATCCCAAAAAGGTCGCGACAGTGATCGAACTGGCGCGCCGGACCTATCCCGAAGGCGCGGCCGAGATCGATGCGCTCGAAACCGCGTTTCGTACCGGTCAGGAAGCGGCCGCCCAACAAAGGGCGGAGCAGGAACGCCTCGCGATCGAGGAAGCCGGAATGTTCGAGCGCTGGGGCGGGAAGGGCCAGATCGGGGCCTTCCGTTCGACCGGCAATAGCGAGAACGTCGGGGTGACCGCAGCCGTGCGGCTCGAACGCGAAGGAGTCGACTGGAAGCATCTCCTGCGCGGCAATGTCGATTACCAGGAGACCCGCGGCATCACGACGCGCGAGCGTTTCCTGCTTGCCTACGAACCGCGGCTGCAACTGGGCGACAATCTGTTCGCCTACGGTCTCGGCCAGTTCGAGCGTGATCGCATTTCGGGCTTCTCGGGCCGCTACATCGCCTCGGGAGGGATCGGCTGGACCGCGATCGATAGTGGCGGCGTGTCGTTCGCACTGCGGGCCGGGCCCGCCTATCGCTACACCGACTTCATCACCGACGATGATCGCGAGCGGCTCGCCGCGCTTGCTGCGGTGGATTTCGACTGGAAGCTGGCCGAGCGCATTTCGATGACCCAGGATGCCAGCGCGGTGCTTGCGGCAGAGAACTCCACGCTGTCCTCGCTTACCGGCGTGGAATTCGGCGTGACCGATCGGCTCCGTACGCGGGTATCGTACCAGGTCGATTTCGAAAGTGATCCGCCAGTCGGCAAGGTCGATACCGATACGATCACGCGCTTCACGCTGGTTTACGACTTCTGACCCGATTCCGCTTCCCCGGCGGCGCGATGCGCGCTAGCCGGGGTGAATGGGCGACATTCTCGAAATCGAAGGGCTGACCAAGGTCTATCCCGGTGGCCTCAAGGCGCTCGACGATGTCGACCTAACGATCCGCAAGGGCGAGGTGTTCGCGCTGCTCGGCCCCAATGGCGCGGGCAAGACGACGCTGATCGGTGCGGTTTGCGGCCTCGTTCGCCCGACTTCGGGCACGATGCACGCGTTCGGTCACGATCTTTCGAACGACTGGCGCGCGGCGCGGCGGCGGATAGGACTGGTGCCGCAGGAACTCTCGACCGATATGTTCGACCCCGTCTTGCGCGCAGTGTCCTATTCGCGCGGGCTGTTCGGGCTCGCTCCCGATCCGGCGCGGATCGAGCAGATCCTGAAAAGCCTGAGCCTGTGGGACAAGCGCGATGCGAAAATCATGGCGCTATCGGGCGGGATGAAGCGACGTGTGCTGATTGCCAAAGCGCTGGCGCACGAGCCCGACCTGCTGTTTCTCGACGAGCCGACCGCGGGCGTCGATGTCGAACTGCGCAAAGGCATGTGGGCGGTGATCGACGAGATGCGCGCTCGCGGCGTCACCATCATTCTGACCACGCACTACATTGAGGAAGCCGAGGAAATGGCCGACCGCGTGGGCGTGATCAATGGCGGCCGGATCGTGATGATCGACGACAAGCATGCGATGATGAAGCGGCTCGGGCGGACCGAGGCGCATATCGAACTCGCTCAGCCCATGGCTGAAATACCCCCTGCCATCGCGCGCTTCCCGGTCGAACTGACCGAGGGCGGCACCAAGCTGTGCTATCGCGGCGGCGACGGCACCGGAAAAGGCAAGGCGGAGGTTGCCGACCTTACCAAGGCGCTGATCGCGGCCGGAATCGACTATATCGGCATCGACATCCGCGAAAGCAGCCTCGAAGACATTTTCGTCTCTCTTTTGGGAGAGAACGCATGATCAACTGGCGCTCTACCTGGTCGATCTACACCCGCGAATTGCTGCGTTTCCTGCGCACCGCATTCCAGTCGGTGCTCGCGCCGGTGCTCACCACCGCGCTCTATTTCGTCGTTTTCGGTGCCGCGATCGGTGGGCGCATGCCCGATCTCAACGGCGTCGATTACGGTGCGTTTATCGTGCCGGGCCTGCTGATGCTGACGCTGCTGGGCGAGACCACCAGCAATTCGAGCTTCGGCATCTACATGCCGCGCTTTACCGGCACAATTTACGAACTGCTTTCGGCACCCGTGGGCGTCGCGGAGACGCTGATCGGCTTCGTCGGGGCGGCGATGACCAAGAGCCTGATCCTTGCTGCAATCATCCTCGTAACCGCGCGCATTTTCGTCGACTATTCGATCGCGCACCCGTTGCTCGCGCTGATCTATATCATGCTGGTCGCCGCGGCGTTCAGCCTGTTCGGCTTCATCCTCGGCATCTGGGCCGACAATTTCGAGAAGCTCGGCATCATCCCGATGCTGTTCCTGACCC is part of the Alteriqipengyuania halimionae genome and encodes:
- a CDS encoding ABC transporter ATP-binding protein — encoded protein: MGDILEIEGLTKVYPGGLKALDDVDLTIRKGEVFALLGPNGAGKTTLIGAVCGLVRPTSGTMHAFGHDLSNDWRAARRRIGLVPQELSTDMFDPVLRAVSYSRGLFGLAPDPARIEQILKSLSLWDKRDAKIMALSGGMKRRVLIAKALAHEPDLLFLDEPTAGVDVELRKGMWAVIDEMRARGVTIILTTHYIEEAEEMADRVGVINGGRIVMIDDKHAMMKRLGRTEAHIELAQPMAEIPPAIARFPVELTEGGTKLCYRGGDGTGKGKAEVADLTKALIAAGIDYIGIDIRESSLEDIFVSLLGENA
- a CDS encoding ABC transporter permease — protein: MINWRSTWSIYTRELLRFLRTAFQSVLAPVLTTALYFVVFGAAIGGRMPDLNGVDYGAFIVPGLLMLTLLGETTSNSSFGIYMPRFTGTIYELLSAPVGVAETLIGFVGAAMTKSLILAAIILVTARIFVDYSIAHPLLALIYIMLVAAAFSLFGFILGIWADNFEKLGIIPMLFLTPLTFLGGTFYSIEMLPKPWDTIALANPIVYLVSGLRWTFYGSADVDIRISFAITLGFLAICVAIVAYIFKTGWRLRA